The following are encoded together in the Pseudomonas sediminis genome:
- a CDS encoding acetyl-CoA C-acetyltransferase produces the protein MQDVVIVAATRTAIGSFQGSLADIPAPELGAIVIKRLLEQTGLDAAQVDEVILGQVLTAGSGQNPARQAAIHAGLPHAVPAMTLNKVCGSGLKALHLATQAIRCGDAEVIIAGGMENMSLAPYVLPKARTGLRMGHAQMLDSMIVDGLWDAFNDYHMGITAENLVEKYGISREAQDAFAAASQQKAVAAIEAGRFDAEITPVLIPQRKGDPIAFARDEQPRAGTTAESLAKLKPAFKKDGSVTAGNASSLNDGAAAVLLMSAAKAQALGLPVLAKIAGYANAGVDPAIMGIAPVSATRRCLDKAGWSLADLDLIEANEAFAAQALSVGQELGWDADKVNVNGGAIALGHPIGASGCRVLVSLLHEMIRRDAKKGLATLCIGGGQGVALAIERE, from the coding sequence CACCCGCACCGCCATCGGCAGCTTCCAGGGCAGCCTGGCCGACATCCCCGCGCCGGAACTCGGCGCCATCGTCATCAAGCGCCTGCTGGAGCAAACCGGCCTCGACGCCGCCCAGGTCGATGAAGTCATTCTCGGCCAGGTGCTCACCGCTGGCAGTGGCCAGAACCCCGCACGCCAGGCCGCCATCCACGCCGGCCTGCCCCATGCCGTACCTGCCATGACCCTGAACAAGGTCTGCGGCTCGGGCCTGAAAGCCCTGCACCTGGCCACCCAGGCCATTCGCTGCGGCGACGCCGAGGTGATCATCGCCGGCGGCATGGAGAATATGAGCCTGGCGCCCTACGTGCTGCCCAAAGCCCGCACCGGTCTGCGCATGGGTCACGCACAGATGCTCGACAGCATGATCGTCGACGGCCTGTGGGATGCCTTCAACGACTACCACATGGGCATCACCGCCGAGAATCTGGTGGAGAAGTACGGCATTAGCCGTGAAGCCCAGGACGCCTTCGCCGCTGCATCGCAACAAAAGGCCGTGGCTGCCATCGAGGCCGGTCGCTTCGACGCTGAAATCACTCCAGTGCTGATCCCGCAGCGCAAGGGCGACCCGATCGCCTTCGCTCGTGACGAGCAGCCACGCGCCGGCACCACCGCCGAATCCCTGGCCAAGCTCAAACCCGCATTCAAGAAGGACGGCAGCGTCACCGCCGGCAACGCCTCCAGCCTCAACGACGGCGCCGCTGCCGTGCTGCTGATGAGCGCAGCCAAAGCGCAGGCGCTGGGTCTGCCCGTGCTGGCGAAGATCGCTGGCTATGCCAATGCCGGCGTCGATCCGGCGATCATGGGCATCGCCCCGGTATCGGCTACCCGCCGTTGCCTGGACAAGGCCGGCTGGAGCCTGGCCGACCTTGACCTGATCGAAGCCAACGAAGCCTTCGCCGCTCAGGCGCTGTCCGTCGGCCAGGAACTGGGCTGGGATGCCGACAAGGTCAACGTCAACGGTGGCGCCATCGCCCTCGGCCACCCCATCGGCGCCTCGGGCTGCCGCGTGCTGGTCAGCCTGTTGCACGAGATGATCCGCCGCGATGCCAAGAAAGGCCTGGCCACGCTGTGCATCGGTGGCGGCCAGGGCGTAGCGCTGGCCATCGAACGCGAGTAA